The following proteins are co-located in the Myxocyprinus asiaticus isolate MX2 ecotype Aquarium Trade chromosome 18, UBuf_Myxa_2, whole genome shotgun sequence genome:
- the LOC127456407 gene encoding interleukin-17C-like, with protein MLKPEQIMWTPLLFGIIFSFLSEIVAEGKHLGCYHECEHGFNKVQQKLLRALRVSQHAPLLPVNHAADSCSAFLSELSGHERSSLGRNKRSLAPWRIRTVHKPDMLPSTYEEAECLCDGCIINGTENMSYNSVPVEENRLFLKKVKCPFDENKYSLEYEYVKVTVACTCVVPKQ; from the exons ATGCTAAAACCTGAACAAATTATGTGG ACTCCACTGTTATTTGGAATAATTTTCAGTTTCTTGTCGGAGATCGTCGCGGAAGGGAAACATTTGGGATGTTACCATGAATGTGAACATGGGTTCAACAAAGTCCAGCAAAAGTTGCTTCGAGCCTTGCGAGTGTCCCAACACGCACCACTACTTCCCGTTAATCATGCAGCGGACTCCTGTTCGGCTTTCTTGAGCGAGCTGTCGGGTCACGAGCGCTCTTCATTAGGGCGCAACAAGCGCTCACTCGCCCCCTGGCGGATAAG GACGGTGCATAAGCCAGATATGTTGCCCTCAACATACGAGGAAGCAgaatgtctgtgtgatggatgcaTCATTAACGGCACTGAAAACATGAGCTACAACTCTGTACCTGTAGAGGAAAATCGATTATTTCTGAAGAAGGTCAAGTGTCCATTTGACGAGAACAAATACTCTTTAGAGTATGAATATGTGAAAGTAACTGTGGCCTGTACCTGTGTGGTCCCTAAACAGTAA